TGATTTCGATAGTTTAGTACAAATGGAAGCAGATGCAGGATTAGGGAATGGCGGTTTAGGACGGCTTGCAGCGTGTTATTTAGATTCCATGGCGACATTAGGGATTCCTGCTTATGGTTACGGAATCCGCTATGATTACGGAATTTTTGATCAGAAAGTCGTCAATGGATATCAAGTAGAGGCTCCTGATGAGTGGTTGCGCTATGGAAACCCTTGGGAGATATGCCGAGGGGAATACCTCTATCCTGTTCATTTCTATGGTAGAGTAATTCACTATACAGATGCTAGAGGCAAGGAAGTTGCAGATCTTGTAAATACACAAGAAGTATTAGCCATGGCTTACGATGTGCCTATTCCTGGATACGGAATAGACACTGTGAATACTTTGCGCTTATGGCAAGCGCAATCTCCACATGGATTTGAATTTAACTATTTTAATCATGGGGATTATATTCGTGCTATAGAGGACATCGCGTTAGTAGAAAATATCTCGAGAGTACTCTACCCTAACGATTCTATTTCTGAGGGGCAGGAGCTCAGATTAAAACAGGAGTACTTTTTAGTTTCTGCAACAATTCAAGATATCCTTCGTAGATATACGAAAATGCATATTTCTCTAGACGATCTTCCTAATAAGGTGTCTGTTCAGCTAAATGATACCCATCCCGCTTTAGGAATAGCAGAAATGATGCATATTCTTATCGATAGAGAAGAGCTCCCTTGGGATAAGGCTTGGGATATGACGACGCGTATATTTAATTACACGAATCATACGATATTACCTGAAGCTTTAGAGCGTTGGTCAATAGATCTGTTTTCACGATTATTGCCTCGACATTTAGAGATTATCTATGAAATTAATGCACGATGGTTGGAGAAAGTTTCCCAGAGATTTCCTGGAAATGATGATAAGCGAAAAGCCTTATCCATTATTGAAGAGGGAAGTGATAAGCATGTAAATATGGCAAATCTCGCTGTTATAGGTTCTGCTAAGGTTAATGGTGTATCTGCTTTCCATTCCCAACTTATAAAAACAACCTTATTTAAAGATTTTGTAGAGTTTTTCCCAGATAAATTTATTAACGTGACTAATGGTATTACTCCCAGACGTTGGTTAGCTTTATGTAATCCTCGTTTAAATACACTATTAGATCAGACAATTGGAGATGGTTATCTCGTAGATCTTTCTCAAGTTCATAAGGTGATCCCTTTTGCTGACGATGCCAATTTTAGAGAACAGTGGCATCAGAT
The Chlamydia caviae GPIC genome window above contains:
- a CDS encoding glycogen/starch/alpha-glucan phosphorylase, whose product is MSFDKNLVNIETMKQAILNRLYFGVVQSPESASARDIFTAVSKTVMEWLAKGWLKTQSSYYEQDVKRVYYISMEFLLGRSLKSNLLNLGILDLVRDALAELNYDFDSLVQMEADAGLGNGGLGRLAACYLDSMATLGIPAYGYGIRYDYGIFDQKVVNGYQVEAPDEWLRYGNPWEICRGEYLYPVHFYGRVIHYTDARGKEVADLVNTQEVLAMAYDVPIPGYGIDTVNTLRLWQAQSPHGFEFNYFNHGDYIRAIEDIALVENISRVLYPNDSISEGQELRLKQEYFLVSATIQDILRRYTKMHISLDDLPNKVSVQLNDTHPALGIAEMMHILIDREELPWDKAWDMTTRIFNYTNHTILPEALERWSIDLFSRLLPRHLEIIYEINARWLEKVSQRFPGNDDKRKALSIIEEGSDKHVNMANLAVIGSAKVNGVSAFHSQLIKTTLFKDFVEFFPDKFINVTNGITPRRWLALCNPRLNTLLDQTIGDGYLVDLSQVHKVIPFADDANFREQWHQIKLKNKEDFALKLKKEIGEKIDPTSLFDFHVKRIHEYKRQLMNILRVIYLYNDLKENSASSIVPTTVIFAGKAAPGYAFAKLVIKLINSIADCVNNDPQVNEVLKVLFLPNYCVTMSEMIMPASDLSEQISTAGMEASGTGNMKFALNGALTIGTMDGANIEMSEHIGRDNMFIFGLLEEEIAKMRREYYPQGICNNNPKIAHVLKLLDQGFFNTSDKDLFKPIVHRLLHEGDPFFVLADLESYICAHESAATLFTQTDEWVKKSIYNVGGIGFFSSDRAIADYAKDIWNVPTNCKS